In Rattus norvegicus strain BN/NHsdMcwi chromosome 3, GRCr8, whole genome shotgun sequence, a genomic segment contains:
- the Or1af1 gene encoding olfactory receptor Olr429, whose amino-acid sequence MPQENQSHMTEFLLLGLTSNPKQQVWLFAIFLAMYLVNVIGNSVIIAAIQRDARLHTPMYFFLSNLSLVDICFTTVIVPQMLVNLLTQRKTILFVQCLTQMYFFVAFGITDSFLLAVMAIDRYVAICNPLHYNTTMSPRRCRLLVMTSWAVSHLHSLTHTILMGRLSFCGPNVIHHFFCDVQPLLTLSCSDTFINELLAFTEGSVVIMSPFIFIVVSYAYITRTVLRVPSGEGRYKVFSTCGSHLTVVALFYGTIISVYIRPSSTYSVTKDRVVTVIYTVITPMLNPFIYSLRNKDMKQALRKLANKTE is encoded by the coding sequence ATGCCCCAGGAAAACCAGAGCCACATGACAGAATTCCTCCTTTTAGGACTGACCAGCAACCCCAAACAACAGGTATGGCTTTTTGCTATCTTCCTTGCCATGTATCTGGTCAATGTAATTGGCAACTCAGTCATCATTGCAGCCATCCAGAGAGATGCCCGTCTACATACTCCTATGTACTTCTTTCTCTCCAACCTATCCCTGGTGGACATCTGCTTTACCACTGTCATCGTGCCACAGATGTTAGTGAACTTgctgacacagagaaagacaatccTCTTTGTCCAGTGCCTCACTCAAATGTATTTCTTTGTGGCCTTTGGTATTACAGACAGTTTCCTCTTGGCTGTGATGGCCATTGACCGCTATGTTGCTATCTGCAATCCACTTCATTACAACACAACCATGAGTCCCAGGCGCTGTCGCTTGCTGGTGATGACATCCTGGGCAGTGTCCCATCTTCACTCCCTCACCCACACAATTCTCATGGGCCGCCTCTCTTTCTGTGGACCCAATGTCATTCATCACTTCTTTTGTGATGTCCAACCACTGTTGACACTCTCCTGCTCTGACACCTTTATCAATGAGCTTTTGGCCTTCACAGAGGGTTCTGTTGTTATCATGAGCCCCTTTATCTTTATTGTTGTCTCTTATGCCTATATTACTCGGACTGTTCTGAGAGTCCCCTCAGGGGAAGGAAGGTACAAAGTCTTCTCTACATGTGGGTCCCACCTCACAGTTGTGGCACTGTTCTATGGAACCATAATATCAGTGTATATTCGCCCCTCTTCCACCTACTCAGTGACAAAGGACCGAGTGGTCACTGTCATCTATACAGTAATTACCCCCATGCTGAATCCTTTCATCTACAGCCTTAGGAACAAAGACATGAAACAGGCCTTGAGAAAATTGGCTAATAAAACAGAATAG
- the Or1l4 gene encoding olfactory receptor Olr428, whose product MNNQSISRSTSDFILLGLSSNPWMQKPLFAIFIVMYLVTVVGNVLIILAIHSDSRMHTPMYFFLSNLSFMDICFTTVIVPKMLVNLLSETKTISYVGCLVQMYFFMALGNTDSYLLASMAIDRLVAICNPLHYDVVMRPQRCLLMLLGSCTISHLHALFRVLLMSRLSFCASHVIKHFFCDTQPVLKLSCSDTSSSQIVVMTETLAVIVTPFLCILFSYLRIIVTVLRIPSAAGKWKAFSTCGSHLTVVALFYGSIIYVYFRPLSMYSVVKDRIATVMYTVVTPMMNPFIYSLRNKDMKGGLRKLMDRVHA is encoded by the coding sequence ATGAACAACCAGAGTATCAGCAGAAGCACCTCAGACTTCATCTTACTGGGTCTCTCTTCCAATCCCTGGATGCAGAAACCCCTTTTTGCCATCTTCATTGTCATGTACTTGGTCACTGTGGTGGGGAATGTGCTCATCATCCTAGCCATCCATTCTGACTCCAGGATGCATACCCCCATGTATTTTTTCCTCAGCAACTTGTCATTCATGGATATCTGCTTCACAACAGTCATTGTGCCCAAGATGTTAGTGAACTTGCTCTCAGAGACAAAAACTATCTCCTATGTGGGATGCCTGGTACAGATGTACTTCTTCATGGCCTTGGGGAACACTGATAGCTACCTGCTAGCCTCCATGGCCATTGACAGACTGGTGGCCATCTGCAACCCTTTACATTATGATGTGGTAATGAGGCCACAACGCTGCCTCCTCATGCTTCTGGGTTCTTGCACCATCTCCCACCTACATGCCTTGTTCCGTGTCCTTCTCATGTCTCGACTCTCATTCTGTGCCTCCCATGTTATTAAGCACTTTTTCTGTGACACTCAACCTGTGCTGAAGCTGTCCTGCTCTGACACATCCTCCAGTCAGATTGTAGTCATGACTGAGACCCTGGCTGTCATTGTGACACCCTTCCTATGTATCCTCTTCTCCTACCTGAGAATCATTGTCACTGTGCTCAGGATCCCTTCTGCAGCTGGAAAGTGGAAAGCCTTCTCTACCTGTGGATCCCACCTCACAGTAGTGGCTCTGTTCTATGGGAGTATCATCTATGTCTACTTTAGGCCCCTGTCCATGTACTCAGTGGTGAAAGACCGGATAGCCACCGTTATGTATACAGTAGTGACACCTATGATGAATCCTTTCATCTACAGTCTGAGGAACAAAGATATGAAGGGAGGTTTGAGGAAGTTAATGGACAGAGTTCATGCATAG